The genomic interval CCTGTCCAGATTAATTACATTTTGTACAGTACCTTTACCATAAGTTTGCTCACCTATAATTATCCCCCGGTTATAATCTTGAATAGCACCTGAAAAAATTTCTGAGGCTGAGGCACTATAGCGGTTTACCAATACTCCCAAAGGACCAGCGTAAACCTGCTCTTTGTTTTTATCTTTTAGCTCCTCTATTTTTCCACGTGAGTCACGTACTTGTACCACTGGTCCTTCCTTGATAAACAAACCAGTCAAGTCAACCGCTTCTTTGAGCGATCCACCACCATTATAGCGTAAATCGATCAAAATGCCATCTACTTTTTCTTTTTGTAGCTCTTTTATCAAACGACGTGTGTCATTACTGGTGCTTGCATAATCTTTTTGCCCTGCTTGATAAGCGTCAAAATCAAGGTAAAATGAAGGAATGTGAATAACCCCTATTTTGAATGCTTTGCCGTTGTGGTCAAGTTTGATAATTTTTTTAGAAGCCTTTTGTTCTTCAAGTTTTATTTTATCCCGTACTATACGTAACACCTGAGGCTCACTATCAGTTGTAGCATCATGTTTAAGTAATTTTAACCTTACTATAGAACCTTTAGGTCCACGTATTAGCTGTACTACTTCATCTACTCGCCAGCCTACTACATCAATAAATTCTTTCTTATCACCTTGGGCTACTCCTATTACTTTATCATTGGGGTGCAACGCTTTAGTTTTAAAAGCAGGTCCACCAGGGCGTACCGAGCGTATAACAGTGTAGTCTCCCTCAGTACTCAATACAGCACCTATACCTTCAAGAGATTTACTCATTCTGATCTTGAAATTGTCAGATGATATAGGCGAAAAGTAGTTGGTGTGAGGATCGTAAGTTTCAGATAAAGCATTCATGTATATTTGAAAAACATCTTCTGCCGTGTATTGTATGACATTTTTTTTATAGTTTTCAAATCGTCTTTTCAACAACTTACGTATTTCAGTATCTTTCTTTTTGCTTAGGCGTAAGCCTAAAAACTGGTGCTTAAGCATTTTGTCCCACACCTTATCCAGCATAGCTTTAGAACTGCTCCATTCGGCATTGTCACGATTTGTCTCGTATGATTCATCTTTAGTAAAATCAAAATCTTTTTGAATGGTTTGAAGATTTTTTTTGATACGACTTAGGAAGCGCGTGCGAAAACGATTAAATATTTTATAGGCTACATCTACTTTACCCACTTGCAAGTCATCGTCAAGGTAGTAGCGGTATTTCTTAAATTCTTCGATGTCAGATTTTAAGAAATAGAGCTTGCTATTGTCTAGCGACTTGATGTAAGAGTTAAACATGACTACCGACAATGAATCGTTGAATTTCATTTGACGGTAATGATGAAAATTGATGATACCGCTTACAATGCGGGCTTTTTGGGTATGAATTTTTTCTGGTTTAAGTTTTTTAGAAGAGTCTCTTGGGTCAATATTGTGGCCAAATTGACTTGGTGGTGTATAAAATACAAAACCTGCGATAATCACCAAAAGTGATAAGAATATTATGGCTTTTTTCATATTATAATGATGGTTATACAAATCTCACTTTATTATTTGGGTTAAAAAATATATATACGCATTGTGCTGGTGCATAGATGTGTTGCTATCTCTACAATCTTGTATCTATTTTTATTATTGATGTAAGTAAGCAGAGAACAAACAACAATAAAATGATGTAAATACCCTGTTAGAATATTTGCCTTATTAACGGGCAACAGGTGTGATGGGTTATAAGTCTGATGCCTGGTTTGCCAAACTAAGATAGTACTTTTCATGTAGTTTGTGTATAGCTTTTGGGTAAAACCCCTTTATCAACAGTGTAAAAAGCAGAAAATAACCAAACCAACCTCCGAAAAAAGTTTTTTGACCTTACTCAAATGTCCACTGCCTGTTGGTTGTTCTAGCATAAAACCCCCAAACGATCGTTTAAGATGTACAAGTTTTATCCCTAGTTTTGGAAAGTTTTTAATATATTTGATTATAAACCTATCAGTAAAGCATTATTATCATTGAGGTATGTCTCATATCAAATGTGATTCATTTTCTGTAAAATATCATTTTTATGAAAGACTATTATCAAATTTTAGACATACCATCAAGTGCTGATATTGAAGCAATCAAAAGTGCCTATTATAACCTAGCAAAAAAATTCCACCCTGACAAAAACACACGCAATCCTTATTACTCCGCCGATAAGTTTAGAGAAATACAAGAAGCGTATCGCATATTATCAAATGAACAGGAAAAAGCAACGTATGATCAGCATTTTATTTATTTGCAGGCACTACAATTAAGGCACCTCACACGTGATCGCCGTAATGTGAAACCACACTCCAAACAACAACCACCCTCTCCTCAATCGGCCGAAATGCCCCAAACCTCTGCTGAGAGATTTGACATGTTTAGAAGTGCATTCCTTAAGAAACAAAAGGAGATTCACCAACAATACCAAGAAGAAAAAGCCAAAGAACAACAGGATCAGAAAAAAAGCTTTCAAGAAGCTTTTAAACGCAACCAAGCCAAGCTTCGTGAAGAACAAGCAATGTACACTAAGCCAGTAGATGAAGTAGCAAAAGCCCAAAAAAGAGGCAAACAAGTGACAATTATTGTGGTAGGTATGTTGGTAGTTTGGCTTGTTATTATCTTCCTTATCTTAAACGATATGGTATAGTTAATCTTTGATATATTTCAATGCTTTATAATTTTTTAACAGAATAGCCTTTTATTTAATGCTGTTATACCTCTTTAAACCCATAGTTAGTATTTATATACTAATTCTATTGCACCCTTTCGGGGAATATGATAACTTTGGAAATAAATAAAAATTATTGAACACTACACCTCCCCAAATACACACCAATGATGTCAGCAAATAATCAAGCACTTATTCAAACATTTTATGAGGCATTTAGCAAGCTCGATTACAAAACAATGAATACTTGTTATGCTAGTGATGCTACTTTTTCAGATTCAGCATTTAAAAATCTGACTAGTAAACAAACCCAGGCAATGTGGCATATGTTGTGTAGTCGTGCCAAAGATTTTACACTCACCTTTAAGGATGTAGAGGCAAGCGAGTCAACCGGGAGTTGTCACTGGGAACCCATTTATACCTTTTCATCTACTGGGCGCAAAGTACACAATAAAATAGAGGCAAAGTTTTGGTTTCAGGATGGGAAAATTATTCAACATGAAGATTTCTTTCCTTTTTATCGCTGGAGCCAAATGGCTCTGGGACCTATGGGATACTTGCTGGGGTGGTCTTCATTTTTGCAAAATAAAGTGCGTAAAACAGCCCTGATTAGCTTACACAGTTTTATCAAAAAGCACCCCGAATACCAGGAAAAATAAAACCCCTGAGTTAGTTTAGTCAGGGGCTTAACAAATGAATATACTAATCTTGTGATTGTTCCTGCACCTCTGTTCCGTTTTTAGGTGGAGGAGGGGCAGGGCTGGTAGTAGTGGCTGCGGGTGCTATCGACTTACGTACACTTAATAGTTTATTGAATAATTCATACCAAAAGGGAGCCCCTAAAGATACTGCCATTGCGGTAACTAACCAGCCAAATACTTTGTGTATGATTGCCCAAAAGTCACTAGTGGTTTCTTTTGCTTTGGTCTTGTTCCAGCCTATAGGCAATGGTTTAAGTAGTGCATAGTTTTTTCCAATATCTTTTACAGTGTTTTGCACTACCCGTTGAATGGTACTATCAGTGGTGGTGCTACCTTTAGGGTTTGTCTTATAATTTTGCATAGTAGCCAAAAACTCCACTGCTTGATTAGGGTTTTGCCATAAGGTCTTACCTATATAAAAAGTATCTACATTAAACGCAGCTGCTATGAGCAAACCATACAAAAACATCAATAACTTTACCTTACGACGGTACCAGTCGCGCAGGTGGTCTACCGAATTGGTGTAAAAATCTTCAATTTCTTGTTTGAAAGCCTCAACATTATTTTGAGACCTGTCTATAAACTCCAGCAGTTTTGCTTTGAACTTCCCCTGAATCATTTCTATCTCATTTTTTTCAAGTTTGATCTTCAGTTGATTCAAAAAATTATGTTCATCATGGTTATTGATTTGTTCCTTCAAAAACTGCATCATAGCCAGTACAAAGTTTTTGGGAGGGATATACTTAGGAAATTTATCTGCTTTACTCCTGAGAGAGTCTATAAAAGGGGTATCAATGATTTTTTTTAAGCAATTTTGCCAGTCAGGATCTACTTCCTTGGAGGACTCTTGGGTAATATCTTTAGCAGTAACTGTTTGGTCATTGTCAGACTTATAAAACAGGTTAAAAAGCGAGTTTTTGAGCATATTACCTCGCATATTCAGCACATTGGATATACCCTCATTGATAGAAGACACCATGAGGGCAAGAATAAAGTAGGTAAATGCCAACGCAATGACAATATCCAGGGTGGCAGTGTTTAACATAATGATTTAGTAAAGTTTTGATTGATAGTCAGAGTATATACACAAAGATATTATTTCTGGTTAATTATAGGGTGTATGCCAGAAAATTGTTCAGAGGTTTGGTAACCTTAAGTGAGTTTAGTGGAACCTTAAACAGGGGTTTGTTGGATATTGACGGGTATTTGTATAAAAATTTACCTTTTTACCCTTTTCATCGTTTAACATACTGACAGGAATTATTGAATATAAAAAAATAAAATGATGAAAAAACTACTATTAACCACCATTTGCTTGTTGATCATTACTACTTTTGGCGCTTTTGCCCAAACTGTATTTAAGGTAGGGAGTAAATACGATGCCGATATTAAAGTATTTGCGGTAAACAGTAAGTATGATGCCGATTTGGTAGTATATGAAGTAAAAAGTAAATACGATGCTGATAAAGACGGGCGATGGTTTTTTACAAACTCGAAATATAATGCTAAAAAGAAGGTCTTTTTTGTGAAATCGAAATATGATGCTGACCTCAAAGTATATTTTGCATCAAGCAAGTACGATGCTGGATGGCGTAATCGCTCTAAACAGCACTTGTTAAAATAATTGAAAACTGTTTGAAGATAAATATAAGGTAAAGCTGAGCTTTGCCTTTTTTGCTTAAGCAGGGCGTTTTGACTGATGAATAATGATTGTTGCTTAACTGTTAGATGCGTTTATTGGTAGTAAGGAGCATCACTACTCTTGTTCTTTACTCTCAAAATAAGCCCTAATCAAGTTTGCTTTAGCCTTGCCTACTACTTTTGCAATTTCTTGTGTTGATGCCTGCGCCACATTATTCACTGTTTTGAAGTGTCTGAGTAAACTGGTAATTGTTTTTTCTCCTACTCCTTCTATTGCTTCCAGTTCCGAGTGCAGACTATCATTACTTCTTTTATTGCGATGAAACTCAATAGCAAAACGGTGTGCCTCGTCCCTTACTTTTTGTAATAATTTAAGTGCAGGTGACTTTTTACTAATGTGCAAAGGAATACTATCTTCTGGGAAATAAATCTCTTCCAGCTTTTTGGCAATACCGATGATGGTGATTTCGCCATACAAATCAAGTTCTTTTAATGCTTCACAAGCAGCACTCAATTGCCCTTTGCCACCATCTATTACAATCAATTGGGGTAACTCGGCTTTTTCGTACAATAACCTTTTATACCGTCGGTGGACAATCTCTTTCATCGATGCAAAGTCGTCTGGTCCCACGACTGTTTTGATGTTAAAGTGACGGTATCCCTTTTTGTAAGGAAAACCATTGCGAAAGAAAACCATAGATGCTACTGGGTAGATCCCCTGGATATTTGAATTGTCAAAACATTCGATATGACGCGGTAATTCTTTCATTCTGAGTACCTGTTGAAGCTCTTCCAATACCACTCTACTTTTGTCTTTGCCTTGGCGTAATAAACGTTGTTGAATTTTTTCTTTTTTGTAATACAGCACATTCTTTTGCGAAAGCGAGAGTAGTTTCTTTTTGTCACCAATCTTTGGAATAGTATTGGTAAACCGGTCATCACTGATATTAAGTGGCAGATTTGTTATAATCTCTGGAGCATTGCTTCCAATGGTATCGCGCAGGTTAAATGCTACCAAGGTCAAAATCTCTTCTTCGGTTTCGTCCAGTTTTTTAGCTATTTCTATACTTTGCGTGTGGATAATTGCCCCATTCTTAATCTTAAGGAAATTGACATAGGAATAGTTTTCATCTGAAATAATAGAAAACACATCCGTATCTATTACTTTGTTGGGGTTTACCACCAACGATTTGCTCTGAAACTTATCTAGTGAAGCAAGTTTTTGTTTTTGTGATTCGGCTTTTTCAAACTCCAGTTTTTCGGCGTAGGCAAGCATTTGCTCCTTGAGGTAAGTTTTTACAATATGAATATTACCTTTCATAATGTGCTTGGCGTGCTCCAGGTCTTTTAAATAGTCCTCTTCACTTTGCAAACCTTCGCAGGGTGCCTGGCAATTGCCTAAATGGTATTCCAGGCATAATTTAAATTTATTTTGTTGAATGTTTTCCTTTGACAAGTGCAAGTTGCAAGTTCTTATGGTGTATAGCTCTCTAATAAGTTCTACAATGGCATTCATTGCCTTTAAGTTGGTAAACGGACCGTAAAAACGTCCTTTGTTTTTTTCAAGTTTGCGTGTGACTACCAGTTTCGGAAAAGGTTCGTTGGTAATCAGTATATAAGGGTAGGTTTTATCATCTTTTAGCAGAATGTTATACTTAGGCTGATAGTTTTTTATTAGGTTATTTTCCAGCAATAAAGCATCAAATTCACTGTTTACAACGGTGTAGTCAACGTGGGCAATTTGCTTGACCAGGTTGATTGTTTTACGATTATGCTGAGCCGATTTGTTGAAATAGCTATTTACCCTGTTTTTCAGATTTTTGGCCTTGCCTACATACAGCAAAACATTATTTTTATCAAAAAACTTATACACTCCAGCATTAGTTGGGAGTTGTTTTAGGGTAGCTTCTATTTGGCTCATATTCTAAAGGTTGGACTGAGTTTGAGTGACCAATATAATTTGTTTTGTCAACAAAATAAAGCCTTCCGAAGTTCTTCCGAAGGCTTTCAAATAAAATAAAAAATGACTTACTTTATGCTTTTACCGACCAAAACTGATCAATCAGGTATTCGGCAATTTGTACTGCATTGGTAGCTGCACCTTTGCGTAGGTTATCAGCCACAATCCACATATTTAGTGTATTAGGTTGGGTTTCATCTCTACGCAAACGCCCTACAAACACTTCGTCTTTTCCGTGTGCATCCAATGGCATAGGGTACACATTATTTTGTACGTCGTCTTGCAAAACCACACCAGGTGTGTTAGCCATCAAGTCACGTACATCTTTCAAATCAAAGTCCTGCTCAAACTCCACATTTACCGCCTCAGAGTGCCCACCTACTACTGGAATGCGTACCGCAGTAGCTGTCACCTGAATGTTGTCATCCCCCATAATTTTTTTGGTTTCGTTCACCATCTTCATTTCTTCTTTGGTGTAGCCATTGTCAAGGAATACATCAATGTGAGGGAGCACATTTTTGTCAATAGCGTGAGGGTAAGCAGGTTCAGCTTCTTCACCTTTGCGTTCAGCCTCCATTTGGTTTACCGCCTTAATGCCTGATCCTGAAACACTTTGGTAAGTAGATACTACTATACGCTTTATTTTGTATTTTTTATGAAGGGGAGCCAAGGCTACTACCATTTGGATGGTAGAACAATTAGGGTTGGCAATGATTTTATCTTCTTTGGTAAGTAAACCAGCGTTGATCTCAGGAACAACCAGCTTGTGTTCTGGGCTCATTCGCCAAGCCGATGAGTTGTCAATGACTATAGTACCTACTGCGGCAAATTGGGGGGCAAACTCTAAAGAAATGCTACCTCCTGCTGAGAAAATAGCGATGTCAGGTTTGAGTTCAATAGCTGCCTTCATCCCTACTATGGTGTATTCTTTACCTTTGAAAGTAATCTTTTTACCTGCTGACCTTTCAGAGGCAACCGGAATCAATTCTGTGATTTGAACCTGGCGTTCTGCCAGTACTTTCAACATTTCGCCACCAACCAAACCAGTGGCGCCTACTACAGCTATTCTCATTGTATTATTATATTTAAATTTAGTGTTTGTTGTCAACAACAGCCAAATTACGCAAAAGCCAATGATTATAAAACTAAATATAGCTGTAGTTTGGGTGTAGCAAGGTTAAATTATAACATTATATTGAAATATTTTAAGTATTTGCAAGTTTATAACTGTAAAAATACTTTCCTAAACCTATCTTGATCTACCCCAATGGAAATATAAGTATTTGTGCCCTCTTGAGGTTCTGAACCCCATTTACCTCCTTTTTTAATCATTTTCACTTCTTTGAAAATACAAATATCAGGATCTATTGCCACGCAGGCAGCCAATGGATCGTGAAATTTTTTACCAGCCTTTTTCTTAGATAGATACAATTTCATTCCCTTGTAAATGAGCTCATAACCAAGGTGTAAGTGCCGTTGAGGAGTCAATAGCTCATGAAACTCCTCATTGTATACTACTCCATGACATACATTCTTAGAAACCAAAAAGCGGTCATTGATAGTTACATCGTTCAACATCTTGAGTGCTTCGTTGGGTGCTCCGTTAAAATTATAAGTAGGGCAAAACTGCATCCCATTAAACTTAGGCAAGCGATACATAGGAGGCACCACATTGTCGCCAGCAAACCCACCTTGGGCTACCCATGTTTCTATAGGTTGACTTACTTCCAATGCTCCAAAGTTTTTGAGTGGTGCTCCTGTGATGATCACCAAATCAGGGTAAGCCTCCAGTGTTTCTTTAATTATTTGATGCCCCTCTGCATCAGGTAGTTGATCATCAAAGTTGCCCAACCAACGCCTATGAAATAGCGACATGCAGTTTTTTTCATACTCAGGACGATAACTGCCCACAGGAATGGCGGCATGATTGGTTGCTTGCAATATATGGTGTACCAAACCTACTTGTTCGTTGGTGCCAGGTGTTACAGTTACTGCCCTCAAACTTACCAAAGGGTGGGCTATCAAAAAACAAAGGGTGACCGCATCATCTGGGTCACCCGTTTCCATATCAAATAAAACATTCATTTAGTCAAACTAATCATAATTACAATAGGCTACCACACCCATATGCTGGGCACAGTAAATCTGAACATACATTGGCTGAAGCTGTGAAAAAATGTTTTGCCAACAGCTTCAACTGTTTCTTAAGCTAACCAAAAGCCTGATTTTTAATGGCTTTTCGGCTAACCGTTTAGTTAATTGAAGAACCATAACATCATTACTTCCTTAACTTTATCCAACCTTTCAGTTTTTGTACCGAGTTGTTAGGGTCAAGCGTGATAAATTTTACTTTGGCAGAATAATAATACATACCAGATGGTAACACTTGGTCGGAGCCATTGCTACTACCATCCCAGTCAAGCATAATATTATCACTGATCTCAAATACTTTTACACCCCAGCGGTTATATACTTTAAACTCCACCGACTCAACAAAGCGTGGAGTAGGGAAGGGGCGAAACACATCGTTTTTACCATCCTTGTTAGGAGTTATAATATTAGGCAATTCATAGTACGTGCAGTTATCTTGACAAACAATATTACTTGGGTCACTTTCATTGTCTAGGCGATCGACTGCTGTAACATAATAACAGCCTGCCAGCGAAGTAAGGTTGGCATGTATATAACTCAGTTCGCCTTGAGTGAGACTTGTCAGCAGAGTAAAATCACCTTGGTTAGTAGGTCTGAAATACAATTTGTATTGTACTATATCATCGTCGCAACCAGCTGGTATATTAATAACAGGCGTCCAACTCAGGCTATTTTGCAACAAGGCCTGATCGTTAAAGCTTTCACATTTAATAGAGTCAATGGCAAGCCGTGGTGGACAAGGTGCGGTAGTATCGGTAGGTTGTGCACAGGCAACCTGTGATAAATTAGCTAAAGAATCAGGGTCAGCAATTTTTATGTCTGGGTTTGAGTAAGTACCCACTGTGAGAATATAATAACAGTACGTACTATCGGTATCTAGTTTACGGTCTTGGAAAGTACCCTTGTCAAAATATTCCAGTTTGTTTGAGCTACTCTGAGGCAATGAGTCTATCAGGTGAACAGCCCCTCCAGGGCTTGCCTGGCGATAAATCAAGTGTTTGATATTTGCCCAGGGCACATCATAAGTCCAGTTGAGTTTAATACTACTAGGAGCCGATACGGCAGTCAAGTCTACGCTGGATGCTAACTCAGAGTAATCGTCAAAAATAGGAGTGCCATTGTCTATATAAGCCAGTACTCTATAAGTATGCCCTGTGTCTAATGTATTGATATTTTGGTGAATGAACGAAGTATCAGCCGAAAGCGTCAATAACTTGGTTGAATCAGTTCGGGTAGAATCTTCTCCCCTAATGCCTACAAAATGGTATAAGTCATATTTGTAATTATCAGTAGAGTTTGCTACTGGCGGCTTAGTCCATTTGATCGTAATTTGTCCGGTAGTTGCGCTGGTCTGGTCTACTGTAACATTGGTAACAATAGGAATATCAAGTGGTAAACTCACACACACCTCTTGCGATGCCCGGCTTTGACCATTAGATGGCTCTGGGAATACTGCTGAAATACGATAAC from Microscilla marina ATCC 23134 carries:
- the uvrC gene encoding excinuclease ABC subunit UvrC, encoding MSQIEATLKQLPTNAGVYKFFDKNNVLLYVGKAKNLKNRVNSYFNKSAQHNRKTINLVKQIAHVDYTVVNSEFDALLLENNLIKNYQPKYNILLKDDKTYPYILITNEPFPKLVVTRKLEKNKGRFYGPFTNLKAMNAIVELIRELYTIRTCNLHLSKENIQQNKFKLCLEYHLGNCQAPCEGLQSEEDYLKDLEHAKHIMKGNIHIVKTYLKEQMLAYAEKLEFEKAESQKQKLASLDKFQSKSLVVNPNKVIDTDVFSIISDENYSYVNFLKIKNGAIIHTQSIEIAKKLDETEEEILTLVAFNLRDTIGSNAPEIITNLPLNISDDRFTNTIPKIGDKKKLLSLSQKNVLYYKKEKIQQRLLRQGKDKSRVVLEELQQVLRMKELPRHIECFDNSNIQGIYPVASMVFFRNGFPYKKGYRHFNIKTVVGPDDFASMKEIVHRRYKRLLYEKAELPQLIVIDGGKGQLSAACEALKELDLYGEITIIGIAKKLEEIYFPEDSIPLHISKKSPALKLLQKVRDEAHRFAIEFHRNKRSNDSLHSELEAIEGVGEKTITSLLRHFKTVNNVAQASTQEIAKVVGKAKANLIRAYFESKEQE
- a CDS encoding J domain-containing protein, which produces MKDYYQILDIPSSADIEAIKSAYYNLAKKFHPDKNTRNPYYSADKFREIQEAYRILSNEQEKATYDQHFIYLQALQLRHLTRDRRNVKPHSKQQPPSPQSAEMPQTSAERFDMFRSAFLKKQKEIHQQYQEEKAKEQQDQKKSFQEAFKRNQAKLREEQAMYTKPVDEVAKAQKRGKQVTIIVVGMLVVWLVIIFLILNDMV
- a CDS encoding nucleoside hydrolase; this translates as MNVLFDMETGDPDDAVTLCFLIAHPLVSLRAVTVTPGTNEQVGLVHHILQATNHAAIPVGSYRPEYEKNCMSLFHRRWLGNFDDQLPDAEGHQIIKETLEAYPDLVIITGAPLKNFGALEVSQPIETWVAQGGFAGDNVVPPMYRLPKFNGMQFCPTYNFNGAPNEALKMLNDVTINDRFLVSKNVCHGVVYNEEFHELLTPQRHLHLGYELIYKGMKLYLSKKKAGKKFHDPLAACVAIDPDICIFKEVKMIKKGGKWGSEPQEGTNTYISIGVDQDRFRKVFLQL
- a CDS encoding carboxy terminal-processing peptidase, with the protein product MKKAIIFLSLLVIIAGFVFYTPPSQFGHNIDPRDSSKKLKPEKIHTQKARIVSGIINFHHYRQMKFNDSLSVVMFNSYIKSLDNSKLYFLKSDIEEFKKYRYYLDDDLQVGKVDVAYKIFNRFRTRFLSRIKKNLQTIQKDFDFTKDESYETNRDNAEWSSSKAMLDKVWDKMLKHQFLGLRLSKKKDTEIRKLLKRRFENYKKNVIQYTAEDVFQIYMNALSETYDPHTNYFSPISSDNFKIRMSKSLEGIGAVLSTEGDYTVIRSVRPGGPAFKTKALHPNDKVIGVAQGDKKEFIDVVGWRVDEVVQLIRGPKGSIVRLKLLKHDATTDSEPQVLRIVRDKIKLEEQKASKKIIKLDHNGKAFKIGVIHIPSFYLDFDAYQAGQKDYASTSNDTRRLIKELQKEKVDGILIDLRYNGGGSLKEAVDLTGLFIKEGPVVQVRDSRGKIEELKDKNKEQVYAGPLGVLVNRYSASASEIFSGAIQDYNRGIIIGEQTYGKGTVQNVINLDRFVQDKTKKAGQLNLTLAKYYRITGSSTQNQGVTPDIKLPSVYLSNEVGESSQPSALPWDEIKSASFAATNHITPKMKDKLRQYYQQRLKTDEDLQRLLSDIKEIRVERKRTVVSLNEKIRLTKKAEWDKKEQERKARDKKLHKKENRDVFLQNGGQILSEMIRVNGGQ
- a CDS encoding aspartate-semialdehyde dehydrogenase, which gives rise to MRIAVVGATGLVGGEMLKVLAERQVQITELIPVASERSAGKKITFKGKEYTIVGMKAAIELKPDIAIFSAGGSISLEFAPQFAAVGTIVIDNSSAWRMSPEHKLVVPEINAGLLTKEDKIIANPNCSTIQMVVALAPLHKKYKIKRIVVSTYQSVSGSGIKAVNQMEAERKGEEAEPAYPHAIDKNVLPHIDVFLDNGYTKEEMKMVNETKKIMGDDNIQVTATAVRIPVVGGHSEAVNVEFEQDFDLKDVRDLMANTPGVVLQDDVQNNVYPMPLDAHGKDEVFVGRLRRDETQPNTLNMWIVADNLRKGAATNAVQIAEYLIDQFWSVKA
- a CDS encoding DUF6150 family protein, with amino-acid sequence MMKKLLLTTICLLIITTFGAFAQTVFKVGSKYDADIKVFAVNSKYDADLVVYEVKSKYDADKDGRWFFTNSKYNAKKKVFFVKSKYDADLKVYFASSKYDAGWRNRSKQHLLK
- a CDS encoding nuclear transport factor 2 family protein encodes the protein MMSANNQALIQTFYEAFSKLDYKTMNTCYASDATFSDSAFKNLTSKQTQAMWHMLCSRAKDFTLTFKDVEASESTGSCHWEPIYTFSSTGRKVHNKIEAKFWFQDGKIIQHEDFFPFYRWSQMALGPMGYLLGWSSFLQNKVRKTALISLHSFIKKHPEYQEK